In a genomic window of Punica granatum isolate Tunisia-2019 chromosome 6, ASM765513v2, whole genome shotgun sequence:
- the LOC116212162 gene encoding uncharacterized protein LOC116212162, producing the protein MRNIAKWRCQLREYDIEYVSRTSVKVQAITYHLAEFPINDDTLINADFLNEGILRVDDEKDEPTWKMYFDGVVNSAGSGVGAVLISPDGRHYPVAAKVDFSCTNNVVEYEPCILGLRAAIDFKVKELEVFGDSMLTIFQTLEQWKIKDAKLVPYHEYLEELAKSFEKISFTYTPRTKNQFADALATLASMASITEGNLIEPLEIRIAKGPAHCNAIEATNAKPWYEDIKHLLQTGQYPPFADCRDRKTLKRLAMHYFLSGETLYRRSFDATLLRCIDIHESQRLMEEVYGGSCGPHMNGLMLAKKLMCLGYYWSTVETDCLKHIRHYHRCQVYAD; encoded by the coding sequence atgaggaacatcgcaAAATGGCGCTGCCAACTGAGAGAGTACGACATTgagtacgtgtcccgcacGTCAGTCAAAGTGCAAGCAATCACCTACCACctagcagaattcccaattaaTGACGACACACTGATAAATGCCGACTTCCTAAACGAAGGAATCCTCCGAGTAGATGACGAGAAGGATGAGCcaacatggaagatgtacttcgacggGGTGGTCAATTCCGCAGGCTCCGGAGTTGGGgcggtgctgatatccccggacggacgcCATTATCCGGTTGCTGCAAAAGTGGACTTCTCTTGCACCAATAACGTGGTCGAGTACGAGCCATGCATTCTCGGTCTGCGAGCGGCAATCGACTTCAAGGTAAAGGAGTTGGAAGTAttcggtgactccatgctcacGATCTTCCAGACACTGGAGCAATGGAAAATAAAGGACGCAAAGTTAGTCCCGTACCATGAGTATCTCGAGGAGTTAGCAAAAAGCTTTGAGAAGATCTCATTCACCTATACTCCGCGTACGAAGAATCAATTCGCAGACGCGCTCGCGACACTCGCATCCATGGCAAGCATCACAGAGGGGAACCTCATCGAGCCCCTTGAGATCAGGATCGCCAAAGGTCCGGCCCATTGCAACGCAATCGAGGCAACCAACGCTAAGCCGTGGTATGAGGACATCAAGCACCTCCTGCAAACAGGTCAATATCCTCCATTTGCCGATTGCCGCGACCGGAAGACGCTCAAACGACTCGCGATGCACTATTTCCTAAGTGGCGAAACACTCTATCGGCGATCCTTTGACGCTACATTGCTCAGGTGCATCGACATACACGAGTCGCAGCGTCTCATGGAAGAGGTGTACGGGGGGAGTTGCGGGCCCCATATGAATGGACTCATGCTCGCCAAGAAGCTCATGTGCTTAGGCTACTACTGGTCCACCGTGGAGACCGACTGCCTAAAGCACATCAGGCACTATCACCGGTGCCAAGTCTATGCCGACTAG